The segment ACGTTTGACTACACCATCGCCGAACCGATGTACCGCAACCCGGAGGGTGAATGGGTCAAGGCGCTGCTGGCCGTAGCCAGCGAAAACCTCGGCATGGAACACACCTTCGGCACCTCGGCGGGTGCGACATCGGTCCATGAACTGCCCAATGGCGTGCAGTTCGGTCTGGCCATGCCCAACGTCAAGTACACCGGCCATACCGACAACGAGTTCAAGACGGTCGAGCAGTTCATGCTGGACTTGCAGATCGTCACCGAAATGATGGCTCGCGTCGGGCAATTGCCGAAGCTCTGAACCAATATCCCGCCCCCGGCCGTAGTCGCTGCCGAGGCACGAAGGCTGCGATTTGCGATGTATATCGCTAAAGGCTCGCAGCCTTCGTGCCTCGGCAGCGACTACAGGCTCAAGGTGCTTTCCAGCCCACCTGCCTGAGCGCCGCCAGCAATCGCTCAGGCTTGAGCGCCAGCACCGTATGGCCACAGCCTGTCAGGTCATCGGCGCCCAGCATGGCATTGAGAATGGCTTCTTCTACCGCATCGGCCGCTGCCACGAACAGCGGCGAGATGTAGTCGTTGTTGACCATCTGCAACGCCGTTGTCGGCTCACCCGGATGACCGAAGTTGGCCGCTGGCAAGTTCTGGTTGCCCACCGCAAAGGCAATGAAGATATCGCCGCTGGAGTCCTCGGTTCCTCCCCCCACCCGCGCCAACCCGACACTGGCACGCTGTGCAAGACGGGTGCACTGATGGGGCAACAAGGGCGCGTCGGTGGCAAGGGTAATCACGATCGACCCCATGCCCGGCACGCCGACATTGACCCCGCTTTTGAAGGGCGATGGCACGTCATCCAGCACCGTGCCGACCGGGTAGCCGCCCACCCGCAAGGCTTCACGCACGCCGTAGTTGGCCTGCACCAGCGCCCCTACCGTCCAGCCCCCCTGCTCCGGGCTCAATACCCGTGATGACGTGCCGATCCCGCCCTTGAATTCGTGGCAGATCATTCCGGTACCGCCCCCGACGTTGCCCTCTGCCACAGGCCCGGACTCGGCCGCTTGCAGGGCAAGTTGCAGATGCTCGGCAGTCACGTGCTGGCCCCAGATATCGTTCAACGTTCCGTCGTAGGTCTCCAGCACCACGGGCATGCACCAGTAGGTATGTTGCTTGCCCATCTCCCGCTCGGCAGCTACCAGCGCATCGCGAACCACGCCAACACTGTGGGTGTTGGTGTAGGCAATGGGCGAGGTCAGCAAGCCCGCCTCCCGGATCCACTCCAGCCCCGTGGCGTCACCGTTGCCGTTGAGCACATGCACGCCTGCAAAACACGGCTGCAAATGGGTGGCTCCGGCCCGGGGCTCAATCACGGTGACACCGGAATGGATGGAAACCCCATCGGTTTCAACATTGAGCGT is part of the Pseudomonas sp. ML2-2023-3 genome and harbors:
- a CDS encoding P1 family peptidase, with amino-acid sequence MRIRELGITIGSGTPGVYNAITDVPGVRVGHHTLNVETDGVSIHSGVTVIEPRAGATHLQPCFAGVHVLNGNGDATGLEWIREAGLLTSPIAYTNTHSVGVVRDALVAAEREMGKQHTYWCMPVVLETYDGTLNDIWGQHVTAEHLQLALQAAESGPVAEGNVGGGTGMICHEFKGGIGTSSRVLSPEQGGWTVGALVQANYGVREALRVGGYPVGTVLDDVPSPFKSGVNVGVPGMGSIVITLATDAPLLPHQCTRLAQRASVGLARVGGGTEDSSGDIFIAFAVGNQNLPAANFGHPGEPTTALQMVNNDYISPLFVAAADAVEEAILNAMLGADDLTGCGHTVLALKPERLLAALRQVGWKAP